Proteins encoded together in one Fluviicola sp. window:
- the fusA gene encoding elongation factor G translates to MARDLKYTRNIGIAAHIDAGKTTTTERILYYSGVNHKIGEVHDGGATMDWMEQEQERGITITSAATTVNWNYRGTKYHINIIDTPGHVDFTVEVNRSLRVLDGLVFLFSAVDGVEPQSETNWRLANNYNVPRIGFVNKMDRQGADFLNVCKQVKEMLGSHALPLQINIGDEDNFKGVVDLINWKGIVWNDADQGMTFEEVEIPADIIDDARRLRSELLEAVAEFDESLMEKFFEDENSLTEREILDALRQATISGKVVPMMCGSSFKNKGVQAMLDMVMEILPSPLDIEAIEGINPKTDEPASRKPSYDEPFAALAFKIATDPFVGRLCFTRAYSGKLPAGSYVLNTRTGNKERISRIFQMHANKQNQIDELGAGDIAALVGFKDIRTGDTLCAENAPIVLESMNFPEPVIGIAIEPKTQADQDKLGIGLNKLAEEDPTFRVNTDEETGQTVISGMGELHLDIIVDRLRREFKVEVNQGAPQVSYREDITASIEHREVYKKQSGGRGKFADIYVKISPQDNQEKTGLEFINSIKGGNIPREFIPSVEKGFKESMKNGVMAGYPVEALKVELIDGSFHAVDSDSLSFELAAKMAYREALKKCRPILLEPIMKIEVVTPEENMGDIVGDLNRRRAIVRGMDDKAGSKVVKADVPLSEMFGYVTQLRTLSSGRATSSMEFSHFAEAPKNVADEVIAKNNGKVSA, encoded by the coding sequence ATGGCAAGAGATCTTAAATACACAAGAAACATTGGTATCGCAGCTCACATTGATGCTGGGAAAACAACTACAACAGAGCGTATTTTGTACTACTCTGGTGTAAACCACAAAATTGGTGAGGTACACGACGGTGGTGCTACCATGGACTGGATGGAGCAAGAGCAAGAGCGTGGTATTACCATTACTTCTGCTGCTACAACAGTAAACTGGAACTACCGTGGTACAAAATACCACATTAACATTATCGATACTCCGGGACACGTTGACTTTACCGTAGAGGTAAACCGTTCATTGCGTGTATTGGATGGATTGGTATTCTTGTTCTCAGCTGTTGATGGTGTTGAGCCTCAATCTGAAACAAACTGGCGTTTGGCTAACAACTACAACGTTCCTCGTATCGGTTTCGTTAACAAAATGGACCGTCAGGGAGCTGATTTCTTAAACGTGTGCAAGCAGGTGAAAGAAATGTTGGGAAGCCACGCTTTGCCATTACAAATCAACATCGGTGATGAAGATAACTTCAAAGGAGTTGTTGACTTGATTAACTGGAAAGGAATCGTTTGGAACGATGCTGACCAGGGGATGACATTCGAAGAGGTAGAAATTCCTGCTGATATCATCGATGACGCTCGCAGATTGCGTTCTGAATTGTTGGAGGCAGTTGCTGAATTCGATGAGTCATTGATGGAGAAATTCTTCGAAGATGAAAACTCTTTGACTGAGCGTGAGATCCTTGATGCATTGCGTCAGGCTACTATCTCCGGAAAAGTTGTTCCGATGATGTGTGGATCTTCTTTCAAAAACAAAGGAGTTCAGGCAATGTTGGATATGGTGATGGAAATTCTTCCTTCTCCGTTGGACATCGAAGCTATCGAAGGAATCAATCCTAAAACAGATGAGCCTGCATCCCGCAAGCCATCTTACGATGAGCCTTTTGCTGCATTGGCGTTTAAAATTGCAACGGATCCTTTCGTAGGTCGTTTGTGCTTTACACGTGCTTACTCCGGTAAATTGCCAGCAGGTTCTTACGTATTGAATACTCGTACAGGTAACAAAGAGCGTATTTCCCGTATTTTCCAAATGCACGCTAACAAGCAAAATCAGATTGATGAGCTTGGAGCAGGAGATATCGCAGCGTTGGTTGGATTTAAAGATATCCGTACAGGAGATACTTTGTGTGCTGAGAATGCACCGATCGTATTGGAGTCTATGAACTTCCCTGAGCCGGTAATCGGGATCGCTATTGAGCCTAAAACTCAAGCTGATCAGGATAAATTGGGTATCGGTTTGAACAAATTGGCTGAAGAAGATCCAACATTCCGTGTAAACACTGACGAAGAGACTGGTCAAACAGTTATCTCCGGAATGGGTGAGCTTCACCTGGATATTATCGTTGACCGTTTACGTCGCGAGTTTAAAGTGGAAGTAAACCAGGGAGCTCCTCAGGTTTCTTACCGTGAAGACATTACAGCTTCTATTGAGCACCGTGAAGTGTACAAAAAGCAGTCTGGAGGTCGTGGTAAGTTCGCGGATATCTATGTGAAGATTTCTCCGCAGGATAACCAGGAAAAAACAGGTCTTGAGTTCATTAACTCTATCAAAGGTGGTAACATTCCTCGTGAATTTATCCCTTCAGTAGAGAAAGGATTCAAAGAGTCCATGAAAAATGGTGTAATGGCTGGCTACCCGGTTGAAGCATTGAAAGTAGAATTGATTGATGGATCTTTCCACGCTGTCGATTCAGATTCATTGTCTTTCGAATTGGCTGCTAAGATGGCATACCGTGAAGCATTGAAAAAATGTCGTCCGATCTTGTTGGAACCGATCATGAAAATTGAAGTGGTTACTCCGGAAGAGAACATGGGTGATATCGTAGGTGACTTGAACCGTCGTCGTGCGATCGTTCGTGGAATGGATGACAAAGCAGGATCTAAAGTGGTTAAAGCGGACGTTCCTCTTTCTGAGATGTTCGGTTACGTAACTCAATTACGTACACTTTCTTCAGGTCGTGCAACATCTTCAATGGAATTCTCTCACTTCGCAGAGGCTCCTAAGAACGTAGCAGACGAAGTGATTGCAAAAAATAATGGAAAAGTTTCCGCTTAA
- the rpsG gene encoding 30S ribosomal protein S7 — MRRRKAKKIAILPDPKFNDVTVTKFVNNLMYSGKKNLAFKIFYDALEIVDKKLEDQEGLEVFKKALENVTPSVEVRSRRVGGATFQIPTPVREGRKQSLAMKWLIGYARKRNEKSMAGKLASEIIAASKEEGAAFKKKEDTLRMAEANKAFSHFRF, encoded by the coding sequence ATGAGAAGAAGAAAAGCGAAAAAGATTGCGATACTCCCGGATCCAAAGTTTAATGACGTTACAGTAACAAAGTTCGTTAACAACTTAATGTATTCTGGAAAGAAGAATTTAGCATTCAAAATTTTCTACGATGCTTTAGAGATCGTAGATAAGAAATTAGAAGATCAAGAAGGGTTGGAAGTGTTCAAAAAAGCATTGGAAAACGTAACTCCTTCTGTGGAGGTTCGTTCCCGTCGTGTTGGTGGAGCTACTTTCCAGATCCCTACTCCTGTTCGTGAAGGACGTAAACAATCATTGGCTATGAAATGGTTGATTGGTTACGCTCGTAAACGTAACGAGAAATCTATGGCTGGTAAACTGGCTTCAGAAATTATTGCTGCTTCCAAAGAAGAAGGTGCTGCTTTCAAAAAGAAAGAAGATACTTTAAGAATGGCTGAAGCTAACAAAGCGTTTTCACATTTTAGATTCTAA
- the rpsL gene encoding 30S ribosomal protein S12, protein MPTIQQLVRKGRTAVVKKSKSAALDSCPQRKGVCVRVYTTTPKKPNSAMRKVARVRLTNGKEVNAYIGGEGHNLQEHSLVLVRGGRVKDLPGVRYHIVRGAEDTAGVEGRSQRRSKYGTKRPKAKK, encoded by the coding sequence ATGCCAACTATACAACAGTTAGTGCGAAAGGGAAGGACTGCGGTAGTAAAGAAGTCAAAGTCAGCGGCTTTGGATTCTTGTCCGCAGCGCAAAGGAGTATGTGTACGTGTGTACACCACTACACCTAAGAAGCCGAACTCAGCTATGCGAAAAGTAGCGCGTGTTCGTCTTACCAACGGTAAAGAAGTGAATGCTTATATCGGAGGAGAAGGTCACAACTTACAAGAACACTCTTTGGTTCTTGTGCGTGGTGGAAGGGTTAAAGATTTACCAGGGGTTCGTTACCACATCGTTCGTGGTGCGGAAGATACTGCAGGTGTTGAAGGCCGTTCACAACGTCGTTCTAAGTACGGAACAAAACGTCCAAAAGCTAAGAAATAA
- a CDS encoding T9SS type A sorting domain-containing protein, with protein sequence MNRLILLFFAIIGLSAQAQTNWIKGHAVWNYEWFIPELSGSLRIETMNDTIIDGHTCQKLKCDKHTKMTTGPNGSFLHTIDTEYQYIYFEQDTVWYRKNNAFLVLYDFTAVQGQVRMLEPGIENQECNDSSYLFIDSVYSGMLNGETATFYETRDSTTNSIQHGGLVNSHFGMMSSGFSPSHSFFPVPGWCSQSPNDGVYYKLLCFEDDSLSYNPGNQDCEYYTYLGLDESQMSGVSVFPNPSAGKIQLVSDFPLRKIRVMSVTGVVLKEIDAALALQEIILSELPCGTYYLDIENERGERVVKTVQLSGI encoded by the coding sequence ATGAATAGACTGATACTGCTCTTTTTCGCAATCATCGGTTTGTCAGCACAGGCCCAAACAAACTGGATCAAAGGACATGCAGTATGGAACTACGAATGGTTTATTCCTGAATTAAGCGGTTCATTGAGAATTGAAACAATGAACGACACGATTATAGACGGTCATACCTGTCAGAAGTTGAAATGCGATAAGCATACTAAAATGACCACAGGCCCCAACGGGAGTTTTTTGCATACGATAGATACCGAATATCAATACATTTATTTCGAGCAGGATACGGTTTGGTACCGGAAAAACAATGCATTTTTGGTGTTGTATGATTTTACAGCGGTGCAGGGACAGGTGCGGATGCTGGAACCGGGAATTGAAAACCAGGAATGCAATGATAGTTCTTATCTGTTCATTGACAGTGTTTATTCAGGGATGCTGAACGGTGAGACGGCTACTTTTTACGAAACGCGGGATTCCACTACGAATTCTATTCAGCATGGAGGACTGGTGAATTCACATTTCGGGATGATGTCGTCGGGTTTTTCACCTTCACATAGTTTCTTCCCTGTTCCCGGTTGGTGCAGTCAAAGCCCGAATGACGGGGTTTATTATAAATTACTTTGCTTCGAGGATGATTCGCTCAGTTACAATCCGGGAAACCAGGATTGCGAGTATTACACGTATCTTGGTTTGGATGAATCACAAATGAGCGGTGTTTCCGTGTTTCCGAATCCTTCGGCGGGAAAGATTCAATTAGTGTCGGATTTTCCGTTAAGAAAGATCCGGGTAATGAGCGTTACCGGGGTTGTGCTGAAGGAAATTGATGCAGCATTGGCCTTGCAGGAAATTATTTTATCGGAATTGCCTTGCGGAACTTATTACCTGGATATTGAAAATGAGCGTGGAGAACGGGTTGTAAAAACGGTTCAGCTTTCGGGTATTTAA
- a CDS encoding ketoacyl-ACP synthase III, with translation MKSVITGIGRYIPTVIKTNADFALHKFYDENQQSIPLRPEVIAQKFETITGIEERRYATEDLNCSDMAAIAAEDAIRDGNCDPETIDQIIVAHNFGDVIKHTIQTDMIPSIASRVKHSLGIKNPNCVAYDLIFGCPGWLQGLIQAHAFIQAGMARKCLVIGAEALSRVLDQHDRDSMIFSDGAGATILELQDSNSGILAFSAQSHCEDEVTYLNLGKSNFPESDPRIRYVKMKGRKVYEYAIKNVPLAMKECLDKAGVQITDVKKIFIHQANEKLDEAIVRELYKLYGISEIPEHVMPMNIHKLGNSSVATIPTLLSMVKREELNGYKITEGDIVLFASVGAGMNINAVCYRV, from the coding sequence ATGAAAAGTGTAATTACAGGTATCGGAAGATACATTCCGACAGTAATCAAAACAAATGCTGATTTCGCGCTGCATAAATTTTATGATGAGAACCAGCAATCTATTCCTTTAAGACCTGAGGTTATCGCTCAGAAATTTGAAACCATTACGGGTATTGAAGAACGCCGGTATGCGACCGAAGATCTGAATTGCTCGGATATGGCTGCTATTGCCGCTGAAGATGCAATCCGGGACGGAAATTGCGATCCCGAAACCATCGACCAGATTATCGTAGCGCATAATTTCGGAGATGTGATCAAGCATACGATCCAAACGGATATGATTCCGTCGATCGCCTCCCGTGTGAAACACAGCTTGGGAATCAAGAACCCGAATTGCGTGGCTTACGATTTGATTTTCGGTTGTCCGGGCTGGCTGCAGGGATTGATCCAGGCGCATGCATTTATACAGGCCGGAATGGCGAGGAAATGCCTGGTGATCGGAGCGGAAGCGTTGAGCCGGGTATTGGACCAGCACGACCGTGACAGCATGATCTTTTCGGACGGGGCAGGAGCAACCATTTTGGAATTACAGGATTCGAACTCCGGAATTCTTGCTTTCAGTGCACAGAGTCATTGCGAAGATGAGGTGACTTATCTCAACCTGGGAAAATCGAATTTCCCGGAATCGGACCCACGCATTCGTTATGTGAAGATGAAAGGCCGGAAAGTTTATGAGTATGCCATCAAGAATGTACCGCTTGCCATGAAGGAATGCCTGGATAAGGCCGGAGTTCAGATCACGGATGTGAAGAAGATCTTTATTCACCAGGCGAATGAAAAACTGGACGAAGCGATTGTTCGCGAATTGTATAAGCTTTACGGGATATCTGAAATTCCGGAACACGTGATGCCGATGAATATTCATAAATTGGGGAACAGTTCGGTGGCAACCATTCCTACCTTATTAAGTATGGTAAAGCGGGAAGAGCTGAATGGCTATAAAATTACCGAAGGAGATATCGTTCTGTTTGCATCCGTTGGCGCCGGAATGAATATCAACGCGGTTTGTTATAGGGTATAA
- a CDS encoding glycoside hydrolase family 3 N-terminal domain-containing protein, with product MKCLLIFLLLVPFANSFGQLYKDSTQTIETRVNDLLSRMTPEEKFWQVFMVPSNGDTTEGKLHHGIFGLQLSASSQGDAGGQLLAYNTTENAIMLVQKINSTQRYLVEKTRLGIPMIPFDEALHGLVRNDAASFPQAIAMAATWDTTLIKQAAGHIAEECKIRGIRQILSPVINLATDVRWGRTEETYGEDPFLTTQMGLAFIRAFESRGIITTPKHFIANVGDGGRDSYPVHLSERFLEETHFVPFKQTIQSANARSIMTAYNSLNGTACSSNKWLLTDKLKNEWKFKGFVISDANAVGGELVLHKTAKDYAESGAHAINAGMDVIFQTDIGHASLFYPAFKNGLVDTNRLNDAVSRVLRAKFELGLFEHPYVTEEIDEATLHQNGTALTRQVAKESIVLLKNEKQTLPLSRSIQRIAVFGADATEARLGGYSGPGYRKASILGELAEHVDKKTEILYAEGASRIDHSYEVIAPSYLESNGSAGLSAGYFDNPTLSGQPVYERKDETIDFHWTLYAPNEKLQPDHYSARWTGALTAPESGEFLIGLEGNDGFRLYLDDKLLIDRWNKESYHRDLVSYPFRKGQKYALRVEFRETQGEGKIKLLWNGTVKTDWKKEIAKSVKIAQKSDLAIVVAGITEGEFQDRASLKLPGHQEELIQALNKTGTPVVVLIVGGSAVTMENWIGETEAVAMLWYPGQEGGRAVSDFLLGELNPGGKLPLTFPMNEAQLPLVYNHQPTGRGNDYNNLSGQPLFPFGFGLSYTQFTYSDIRLEHSILSKTEKTRVHFKLKNTGTYDGDEVVQLYIKDILSSVIRPVQELKGFQRIHLKAGEEKEITFELTPDLLEQLDNELKPVVEPGEFRIMIGSSSRDLPLKATLTIQ from the coding sequence ATGAAGTGTCTCCTGATTTTTCTCTTGCTGGTTCCGTTTGCAAATTCATTCGGGCAACTTTACAAAGATTCCACCCAAACTATTGAAACGCGGGTGAATGACCTCTTAAGCAGGATGACACCCGAAGAAAAATTCTGGCAGGTTTTCATGGTTCCGTCCAATGGAGACACAACTGAAGGAAAACTCCACCACGGAATTTTCGGTCTGCAACTCAGCGCAAGTTCCCAGGGAGATGCCGGCGGACAATTGCTTGCATACAACACTACTGAAAATGCAATCATGCTCGTGCAAAAAATCAACTCCACACAACGCTACCTGGTAGAGAAAACCCGGTTGGGAATTCCTATGATTCCGTTTGACGAAGCATTACACGGACTGGTGCGAAACGATGCTGCAAGCTTTCCGCAAGCCATCGCCATGGCCGCAACCTGGGATACAACCTTAATCAAACAGGCAGCCGGACACATTGCAGAAGAATGTAAAATACGCGGAATCCGGCAAATTCTTTCACCGGTGATCAACCTGGCAACAGATGTGCGCTGGGGACGCACGGAAGAAACTTACGGGGAAGATCCTTTCCTGACCACTCAAATGGGGCTGGCCTTTATCCGCGCATTTGAGTCTAGGGGCATCATCACCACTCCGAAACATTTCATTGCGAATGTCGGTGACGGTGGTCGCGACAGTTATCCGGTTCATTTAAGCGAACGCTTCCTGGAGGAAACCCATTTCGTACCATTCAAACAAACCATTCAATCGGCGAATGCGCGTTCCATTATGACAGCCTACAACTCCCTGAACGGAACGGCTTGTTCTTCCAATAAATGGCTGCTAACCGACAAGCTAAAAAACGAATGGAAATTCAAAGGCTTTGTCATTTCCGATGCGAACGCTGTTGGCGGGGAACTGGTTCTGCACAAAACAGCCAAAGATTATGCGGAAAGCGGGGCGCATGCGATCAACGCAGGAATGGACGTCATTTTCCAAACAGATATCGGCCACGCTTCGCTGTTCTACCCGGCCTTTAAAAATGGGTTAGTTGACACGAACCGCCTGAACGATGCCGTTTCACGCGTACTCCGTGCAAAATTCGAGTTGGGTTTATTCGAACATCCATATGTAACGGAAGAAATCGATGAAGCAACATTGCATCAAAACGGTACGGCACTTACCCGGCAAGTCGCAAAGGAATCCATTGTCCTGTTGAAAAACGAAAAACAAACACTTCCTCTTTCCCGTTCCATCCAAAGAATTGCGGTTTTCGGTGCAGATGCCACAGAAGCACGATTGGGCGGATACAGCGGGCCCGGGTACCGGAAAGCGAGCATCCTGGGTGAACTTGCGGAACACGTCGACAAAAAAACGGAAATCTTATACGCAGAGGGAGCAAGCCGGATCGATCATTCCTATGAAGTGATTGCTCCATCGTATTTGGAATCCAACGGAAGTGCAGGTTTATCTGCCGGGTATTTTGACAATCCAACATTGAGCGGACAACCTGTTTATGAGAGAAAGGATGAAACGATCGATTTTCACTGGACCTTGTATGCACCCAATGAAAAATTACAGCCGGATCATTATAGCGCTCGGTGGACCGGAGCATTAACTGCCCCTGAAAGCGGTGAATTTCTAATCGGACTGGAAGGAAACGATGGATTCCGCCTGTACCTGGATGACAAACTACTGATCGACCGCTGGAACAAAGAATCCTACCACAGAGATTTGGTAAGCTATCCCTTTAGAAAAGGACAAAAGTATGCCCTTCGCGTAGAATTCCGTGAAACACAGGGCGAAGGAAAAATCAAACTGCTTTGGAATGGAACTGTAAAAACGGATTGGAAAAAGGAAATTGCCAAAAGCGTAAAAATTGCTCAAAAATCAGACCTTGCAATTGTTGTTGCAGGAATAACGGAAGGAGAATTCCAGGACAGGGCTTCGCTGAAACTTCCCGGGCACCAGGAAGAGTTGATCCAGGCTCTGAATAAAACCGGAACACCTGTTGTTGTACTGATAGTTGGAGGAAGCGCCGTAACCATGGAAAACTGGATCGGCGAAACAGAAGCAGTGGCCATGCTTTGGTACCCGGGACAGGAAGGCGGGCGTGCCGTTTCAGATTTTTTATTGGGAGAATTGAATCCGGGCGGAAAGCTACCCCTTACTTTCCCCATGAATGAAGCACAACTTCCTTTGGTTTACAATCATCAGCCTACCGGGCGCGGGAACGATTACAACAACCTGAGCGGACAACCGCTATTCCCCTTCGGTTTCGGATTGAGTTACACACAATTTACTTATTCGGATATTCGTTTGGAACATTCAATCCTCTCAAAAACCGAAAAAACACGAGTTCATTTCAAACTCAAAAACACCGGCACTTACGATGGCGATGAAGTCGTTCAATTATACATCAAAGATATCCTGAGTTCAGTTATCCGGCCTGTACAGGAATTAAAAGGCTTCCAGCGCATTCATTTGAAAGCCGGCGAAGAAAAAGAAATCACTTTTGAGCTCACTCCGGATTTACTTGAGCAATTGGACAACGAATTGAAACCGGTAGTTGAGCCCGGTGAATTCCGTATCATGATCGGTTCTTCTTCCAGGGATCTTCCACTGAAAGCTACATTAACTATTCAGTAG
- a CDS encoding alpha-L-fucosidase, with translation MTGRNNMVRIFSIALALCTSVSFAQNLGVHPVSNDYQKPTDPLVLQKLEKWQDQKFGIIIHWGLYAVPGIIESWSICSEPWITRDSTSSYDDYKKWYFGLKDSLNPVNFNPEKWAAISKKAGMRYLVFTTKHHDGFCMFDTKQTDFKITSGPFASNPKADVLKSVFSAYHDQGFMIGAYFSKPDWHNENYWWPLYATPDRNNNYDTQKYPWRWKQFQDYTFRQIQEIVTGYGSVDVLWLDGGWVRPQNTIDEEVLSWGAPIPRWSQELDIARIAQMVRSNQPGMIVVDRTVQGPYENYQTPEHTIPEKRIDNPWETCMPLGNDWGYVPNNNLKSVDRVIETLVEVVAKGGNLLLGVGPKPDGTFPPDVEARLLEIGKWLDVNGEAIYNTRSMEHYKEHYWFFTQSKDKKTGYVLVPRDTNLTLLEWSENLPEKGAKLIFVPTGEKLRYNIHNGLVSVYLPQSIRIQQAHNPVWVFKFELATE, from the coding sequence ATGACAGGAAGAAATAATATGGTTCGGATTTTCTCTATCGCGCTGGCTCTTTGTACTTCAGTTTCTTTTGCGCAGAATTTAGGTGTTCACCCGGTTTCAAACGATTACCAAAAACCCACGGATCCGTTGGTGCTGCAAAAATTGGAAAAATGGCAGGACCAGAAGTTCGGGATTATTATTCATTGGGGATTGTATGCTGTACCGGGAATTATCGAATCCTGGTCTATTTGTTCCGAACCCTGGATTACCAGAGACAGTACGTCTTCCTACGATGATTACAAAAAATGGTATTTCGGGTTGAAAGATTCCCTGAACCCGGTGAATTTTAATCCGGAGAAATGGGCAGCTATTTCCAAAAAAGCTGGAATGCGTTACCTGGTTTTTACCACGAAACACCACGATGGATTTTGCATGTTCGATACGAAACAAACGGATTTTAAAATTACTTCCGGCCCTTTTGCTTCCAATCCGAAAGCGGATGTGCTGAAGTCTGTTTTTTCAGCCTATCACGACCAGGGATTTATGATCGGGGCTTATTTCTCCAAACCCGATTGGCACAACGAGAATTACTGGTGGCCGCTGTATGCAACGCCCGACCGGAACAATAATTACGATACCCAAAAATACCCCTGGCGCTGGAAACAATTCCAGGACTATACGTTCAGACAGATCCAGGAAATTGTAACCGGTTACGGAAGTGTGGATGTGCTTTGGCTGGATGGTGGCTGGGTGAGGCCTCAGAATACGATAGATGAAGAAGTGCTTTCCTGGGGAGCGCCGATTCCGCGATGGAGCCAGGAACTGGATATTGCCAGAATTGCACAAATGGTGCGTTCGAACCAACCCGGAATGATCGTGGTAGACAGAACGGTGCAAGGCCCATACGAAAACTACCAGACTCCCGAGCACACCATTCCGGAAAAGCGGATTGATAATCCGTGGGAAACCTGTATGCCGCTTGGAAATGACTGGGGCTATGTTCCGAATAACAACCTGAAATCGGTTGACCGGGTAATCGAAACATTGGTTGAAGTAGTCGCAAAAGGCGGAAATTTATTGCTGGGAGTCGGCCCCAAACCGGATGGTACTTTCCCACCTGATGTGGAAGCACGCTTGCTGGAAATAGGAAAGTGGCTGGATGTGAATGGGGAAGCGATTTACAATACCAGAAGTATGGAGCATTACAAGGAGCATTATTGGTTTTTTACACAGTCGAAAGATAAAAAGACGGGATATGTTCTGGTGCCCAGAGATACGAATCTAACACTGTTGGAATGGAGTGAGAATCTTCCTGAAAAAGGGGCAAAACTGATTTTTGTTCCAACAGGAGAGAAATTGCGCTATAATATCCATAACGGACTTGTTTCGGTTTATTTACCCCAAAGTATACGCATTCAACAAGCCCACAATCCGGTATGGGTCTTTAAGTTTGAATTGGCTACTGAATAG